One stretch of Symbiobacterium terraclitae DNA includes these proteins:
- a CDS encoding alpha/beta hydrolase family protein gives MRMRARTGALLAALLILGGTAAASFGNPETIRVLRNGFTFTVNGQEVQADNFLFEDRAYVRLADAAAAMGMTVTWDPATRTAAAVPRRASIRLTAPVDPFAPVIDLASLGVRASDVEAVGLEGAGETFLSRRFTLAWDQLIIADEEAVASGRPVLALNAQYTLKLFTRSGGMLRAEFTTAGLPELTASGERRFVMVPAMPERGFHWPYFLVLPSDAHREANAGHRRYLVVDINNTGPGGSVPETIARTRAEVALGEQVSMKLAEELWSPLLIPAIPRPVITYRYGGEENTLFTHALDRDAATLHLKMQDPELARLLERQFSQAGYTVESLAHLDRQVVAMIEHAVGYLNRYGQGVEEQVFLVGFSASGTFTDRLAALHPERVKALVSGATLDNMLLPLSEYGGEKLIYPIGTADYAEIAGRPFDLAAHNRVARLIYMGEDDPNNTVLYRDSYGGEERRIITKLWGEAVLPRAEALTKLYGEAGGHGIFILDRGVGHDYSEAMYRYMKAFLEANRDGDEPVYPLPADAEQLRFTVYR, from the coding sequence GTGAGGATGCGTGCGCGCACCGGCGCGCTGCTGGCCGCGCTGCTGATCCTGGGCGGCACGGCGGCGGCGAGCTTCGGCAACCCCGAGACCATCCGCGTTCTTCGCAACGGCTTCACCTTCACGGTGAACGGCCAGGAGGTCCAGGCAGACAACTTCCTCTTCGAGGACCGGGCCTACGTGCGCCTGGCGGACGCGGCAGCCGCCATGGGGATGACCGTGACGTGGGATCCCGCCACGCGCACCGCGGCGGCCGTTCCCCGCAGGGCGTCGATCCGCCTCACCGCGCCGGTCGACCCCTTCGCCCCGGTCATCGACCTGGCCAGCCTGGGGGTGCGCGCCAGCGACGTGGAGGCGGTGGGGCTGGAGGGGGCCGGGGAGACCTTCCTCTCCCGGCGGTTCACCCTCGCCTGGGACCAGCTGATCATCGCCGACGAGGAGGCCGTCGCCTCGGGCCGGCCCGTCCTCGCCCTGAACGCGCAGTACACCCTGAAGCTCTTCACCCGCAGCGGGGGCATGCTCCGGGCGGAGTTCACCACGGCCGGGCTGCCCGAGCTGACCGCAAGCGGAGAGCGCCGCTTCGTCATGGTGCCGGCGATGCCCGAGCGGGGCTTCCACTGGCCCTACTTCCTCGTGCTGCCCAGCGATGCACACCGGGAGGCGAACGCGGGGCACAGGCGGTACCTCGTCGTGGATATCAACAACACGGGACCCGGGGGCAGCGTGCCCGAGACGATCGCCCGCACCCGCGCCGAGGTGGCGCTGGGGGAGCAGGTCTCCATGAAGCTGGCCGAGGAACTCTGGTCGCCGCTCCTGATCCCGGCGATCCCCCGGCCGGTGATCACCTACCGGTACGGCGGCGAGGAGAACACGCTCTTCACCCACGCCCTGGACCGGGACGCGGCCACGCTGCACCTGAAGATGCAGGACCCGGAGCTCGCCCGGCTGCTGGAGCGGCAGTTCAGCCAGGCGGGGTATACCGTGGAGAGCCTGGCGCACCTGGACCGGCAGGTGGTGGCCATGATCGAGCACGCCGTCGGGTACCTGAACCGGTACGGCCAGGGCGTGGAGGAGCAGGTCTTCCTGGTGGGCTTCTCCGCCTCGGGCACCTTCACCGACCGGCTGGCGGCGCTGCACCCGGAGAGGGTGAAGGCCCTGGTCTCGGGGGCCACGCTGGACAACATGCTGCTGCCCCTCTCCGAGTACGGCGGCGAGAAGCTGATCTACCCCATCGGCACGGCCGACTACGCCGAGATCGCCGGCCGTCCCTTCGACCTGGCGGCGCACAACCGGGTGGCGCGGCTGATCTACATGGGCGAGGACGACCCTAACAACACGGTTCTCTACCGCGACTCCTACGGCGGCGAGGAGCGGCGGATCATCACGAAGCTGTGGGGCGAGGCGGTCCTGCCCCGCGCCGAGGCGCTGACGAAGCTCTACGGCGAGGCCGGCGGC